The DNA region GTGCCCACGTCGGCACGGGAGAACAGCCGTGACCCGATGACAAAGAGCACGGCCATCGTGATCGCGGTGATCGCCGAGACGAGAATGACGGGCGACACCATGATCGCGAGATCAGAGTGTGAAACGATGCTGAAGAGCAGCGCGGGCGAGGCCACGTAGAAGGCGACGCGGTTGAGCACGAGCCGGTTTTCGCCGCTCACCACCCCGGTTTTTGCCGCAATGAACCCGGCCGCGATCACCACGAGGATGATCGCGAAGCCGGTTGCGACGCCCTGCATTACAGGCCGAGGGTCGTGATGACGGCCTGCTCGAGCGCCCGCAGTGCCGCTTCGGCGGAGGCCGTGCGTGAGGCGGTGTCGCCCTCGTCGCTAAAGGTGTCGAGGTAGAGCTTGAGCTTGGGCTCGGTGCCGCTCGGGCGAATCATGACGCGCGAGCCGCCCGCGAGGTCGAAGCGCAGCACGTCGGCGGGCACCTCGGCCATGCCAGGCTCGAGCAGATCGGTGAGTCGCTCGACCGCGGCTTCGCCGAAGGCCCGAGGCGGATCATTGCGAATCTGTGCCGCGAGAGCGCCGACCGCTTGCGCACTCTCGAGCCGCACCGTCACCTGCGTTGAGGCGAAGCAGCCGAACTCGGCGGTTGCGCGCTCCAGCTCGTGCCACACGGTCTCGCCCTTGGCGTGCAGGTCGAGGGCGAGCGCGATGAGGTCGGCGCTCGCGGTGATGCCGTCTTTATCGCGCACCATGCCGGGGCGGGTGAGGTAGCCGAGCGCCTCTTCAAACCCGAACACGAGATCGGGAACGCGGCTCACCCATTTGAAGCCAGAGAGCGTCTCGGCGTAGTCGAGGCCGTAGCGCTCGGCGACCTTCATGAGGGCCGGTGACGAGACGATCGTGCAGGCGAGCGAGCCTTTGGTGCCGCCAGCGGCAGCGAAGCGCTGGGCCGCCTGCCAGCCGAGCACGAGGCCCAGCTGGTTGCCGGTGAGGCGGCGGTAGCCGGTCTCAGAGCCCTCGAAGGGCAGTGCGATTGCGAGGCGGTCGGCGTCGGGGTCGTGCGCGATGATGAGGTCGGCGTCGACCTCGCGTGCCCGCTCGTAGGCGAGGTCGAGGGCGCCGGGCTCTTCGGGGTTCGGGAAAGAGACGGTCGGGAACGCGCCGTCGGGCTGGTCTTGCGCGTCAACGACCTTCACCTCGGGGTAGCCGAGCGCGGTGAAGAGGGCGCGGGCGGTTGCCGAGCCGACGCCGTGCATGGCGGTGTAGACGATCGTGAAGGCGTCGTCGCTCGGAAGGCGGTCGCGGGCCGCAATGCCCTCGGTCGCGGCGCTCACGTAGGCGTCGATGACCTCCTGGCCCGCGCGCTCGTACTGCGGTAGGCGCACGACATCGCTGAGGGGCTTCGCGGCGACCTCGTCAATGAGGGCTGCGATTGCCGCATCATCGGGTGAGGTGAGCTGCGATCCGCCGTCGGCATCGCCGAGGTACACCTTGTAGCCGTTGTCGCGCGGCGGGTTATGGCTCGCGGTGATCATGACGCCGGCCGAGGCGCCCAGGTGGCGCACGGCGAACGCCGTCACGGGAGTGGGCAAGGGGCCAGGCAGCAGAATGGTGCGGAACCCGGCGCCCGCAAACACCTCGGCGGCGTCGCGCGCGAAGACGTCAGAGAGGGTGCGCGCGTCGAAGCCGACGACGACGGTCGGGGTCTCGGCCGATTCGCCGCGTGCGGCACGCTCAGCGAGAAACTTGGCGAAGCCGGCGCTCGTCTGAATGATGACCTGGCGGTTCATGCGCGCGGGCCCCGGCCCAATCTCGCCGCGCAACCCCGCGGTGCCGAAGCTGAGGCGCGTGCCGAACTGGTCGACAATCGATTGCGCGGCCTCTTCAACGCCCGTGGGAATGAGGTTGATGGTTGCCTCGACCTCGGCCTTCGTCGCCCGGTCGGGGTCTTGCGCCGCCCAGCGCTCTGCAATGCTCATCGCGCGGGCGAGTTCAGAGTTCGAAAACGTCATGGCTGAATTCTACCGGTTTGCGAGGTGGCGCTCTGAGAAGTGTTGAGAGAGGCGGTGCGCGTGCTCAAGCAGCAGGTTTCCGAGCTCGGGCCTGCGGTCTTGCGAGAAGCGGCTCTCGATGCCCGTGAGGCTGAGCGCCCACGACGGTTGACCCGAGGGGCCGAACACCGCCGCGCCCATGCCCCAACTGCCCTCGACGATGAGCGCGGGGTTGACCGCGTAACCGTTGAGCCTCGTCTCGGCGATGCGATCCCGAATCGCCGCTTGGCTGTGCTCTGGCCCGTACTGGCCCGCGAGGTCGGTGGTCGCGAGGTAGCGGTCGACGGTCTCTTCGGGCATGAACGAGAGAATCGCGAGGCCAGCCGAGGCGACGCCGAGCGGAAATCGTTTGCCCTCGAAGAGCACGAATGAGCGGATCGGAAAACTGCCGTCAGAGCGCAGCATGCACACCGTTTCGTTGCCCCGCCGCATCGAGAGGAATGCGCTCTCGCCCGTCGCCTCTGAGAGTGCGGTGAGGTGGTGCCTCGCGATGTCAGAGACGTCGTAGCGCTCGGCGGCAACGTTGCCCATGAGGTAGATCTCTGGGCCAAGAAACCAGCGGCCGGTCTGCTGGTCGCGGTCGATGAAGCCCTCGTGCGTGAGTGAGGTAAGCAGGCGGTGCACGGTCGTTCGCGCGATCTCGGTGCGCTCGGCGACCTGCGAGGTGCTGCACCCCTCCGGCATGCTCTGGCTCACGACGCGCAATACCTCTGCGACGCGACCCACCACCTGGGCCCCCGCGACGGGTGATCCCGGCACCTGCTGCGACCTGTTCATCATGTGGACAAAGATACACAATGAAGCCATAAAATGATCGCTTTTGTCGCCACCGGCGCATCTGCTTGAGATATTTCGGCTGAATATCTAGCCTGAAGCTACGTGTGGCGTGTGACCACAATGTGAACGAGAGGGCGAGTCTATGGCGATAAAGCAGTATGACGGAGCTCGCAGTGCGCTTGAGGGGCTCGTACACGACGGCATGATCGTCGCCGTTGGCGGGTTTGGCCTGAGCGGCATTCCCTTAAACCTCATTCGGGCGCTGCGCGACACCGGTGCCAAAGACCTCACGATCGTCTCAAATAACATGGGTGTTGACGGCAAGGGCCTCGGGCTGCTGCTCGAGAACCAGCAGGTCTCGCGGGTGCTCGCCTCGTACGTGGGCGAGAACCAGCTCTTCGCCAAGCAGTACCTCGACGGCACGCTCGACGTCGAATTCGTGCCTCAGGGCACCCTCGCAGAGCGCCTCAGGGCAGGGGGCGCGGGCATTCCCGCCTTCTACACGCCAACGGGCGTCGGCACCCCGGTCGCCGAGGGCAAACCTGAGGCAGAGTTTGATGGCAAGCGCGTCATTCTTGAGCGCGGCATCGTCGCCGACCTCGCCCTCGTTCGCGCCCACACGGGCGACGCCGAGGGCAACCTCAGGTACCGCTTCACGGCACAAAACTTCAACCCCCTCGTCGCTATGTCGGGACGCGTGACGGTCGCCGAGGTCGAGAACCTGGCGACCGACTACCTCGATCCGCAATCGATTCATACTCCCGGCGTCTTTGTGCAGCGCTTCGTCGTCGCCGAAGACCAGACGAAAGACATCGAGCAGCGCACCACCCGGCCACGGGCAGCAGCGCAGACGGAGCGTGCATAGTGTGGAGCCGTGACGAGATGGCCGCGATCGCGGCCGCAGAGCTCGAAGACGGGCAGTACGTGAACCTC from Leucobacter sp. UCMA 4100 includes:
- a CDS encoding phospho-sugar mutase, giving the protein MTFSNSELARAMSIAERWAAQDPDRATKAEVEATINLIPTGVEEAAQSIVDQFGTRLSFGTAGLRGEIGPGPARMNRQVIIQTSAGFAKFLAERAARGESAETPTVVVGFDARTLSDVFARDAAEVFAGAGFRTILLPGPLPTPVTAFAVRHLGASAGVMITASHNPPRDNGYKVYLGDADGGSQLTSPDDAAIAALIDEVAAKPLSDVVRLPQYERAGQEVIDAYVSAATEGIAARDRLPSDDAFTIVYTAMHGVGSATARALFTALGYPEVKVVDAQDQPDGAFPTVSFPNPEEPGALDLAYERAREVDADLIIAHDPDADRLAIALPFEGSETGYRRLTGNQLGLVLGWQAAQRFAAAGGTKGSLACTIVSSPALMKVAERYGLDYAETLSGFKWVSRVPDLVFGFEEALGYLTRPGMVRDKDGITASADLIALALDLHAKGETVWHELERATAEFGCFASTQVTVRLESAQAVGALAAQIRNDPPRAFGEAAVERLTDLLEPGMAEVPADVLRFDLAGGSRVMIRPSGTEPKLKLYLDTFSDEGDTASRTASAEAALRALEQAVITTLGL
- a CDS encoding IclR family transcriptional regulator, with translation MMNRSQQVPGSPVAGAQVVGRVAEVLRVVSQSMPEGCSTSQVAERTEIARTTVHRLLTSLTHEGFIDRDQQTGRWFLGPEIYLMGNVAAERYDVSDIARHHLTALSEATGESAFLSMRRGNETVCMLRSDGSFPIRSFVLFEGKRFPLGVASAGLAILSFMPEETVDRYLATTDLAGQYGPEHSQAAIRDRIAETRLNGYAVNPALIVEGSWGMGAAVFGPSGQPSWALSLTGIESRFSQDRRPELGNLLLEHAHRLSQHFSERHLANR
- a CDS encoding CoA transferase subunit A, with protein sequence MAIKQYDGARSALEGLVHDGMIVAVGGFGLSGIPLNLIRALRDTGAKDLTIVSNNMGVDGKGLGLLLENQQVSRVLASYVGENQLFAKQYLDGTLDVEFVPQGTLAERLRAGGAGIPAFYTPTGVGTPVAEGKPEAEFDGKRVILERGIVADLALVRAHTGDAEGNLRYRFTAQNFNPLVAMSGRVTVAEVENLATDYLDPQSIHTPGVFVQRFVVAEDQTKDIEQRTTRPRAAAQTERA